The following nucleotide sequence is from Kiritimatiella glycovorans.
CGGAGGCCGTGTCTTCCTCATTCGCCTCACTCGCGGCGACCCAACTATCGCCGACGTGAACCCAGTCGTTGCCTCCCGCGAACTGAAGCGGTGCGATGCGGGTGGAGAGGATTTCGATCTCGTGCGGCCAGGCGCGCCACGATTCGAGATCCCATGTGGTCACATCCACCGGCGGCGGAAGGGCCGCAGCCCAGGCGGTTCCCGCGATCAGCACCCCCAGTGAAAAGCACGCGCCCACACGAATCGACCTCATTCCGCCTCCCTTGTGATCTGTAGTGTTCGGCCCGGATAGAAACTTAGCGATAGAATAACAGGGGGATCGTTAGTTGGCCACCATCTCTTTATGGGTGCGCGCTGTCATTGCCCTGTTTCGAGCGCGCGGAAGACCACGGGCAAAGGCAGAGGGATACCCGCTCGCGCTCTTCGGAAACCGAAAAAAAAAGGCCTTCCCCGTCTCCGGGAAAGGCCTTTCTACGACTCATACGGTCATGATTAGCGCATAATACGCCTACGCAGCACGAACAGCGCGCCGAAGGCCATGCTGATCAGACCGAGCGTGGCCGGTTCGGGAATCACCGTCAGCATGCCGTCCGATTCATCGAACTCGTAGGTCACGCCGTTCGAAGCGTTCGTCCAGAGACCGCTGCCCGCGTCCGTAAACGAAGCGACCGAGAACGTATTGCTGATCTGAACCTGCTGGAAGCTATCGTAGTCAAAAAGCTCCCATTCGTCGCCGACCGTTGTTCCGGCACCCGTGAGATCGATCACGAACTCACCGGCCAGCACGAGCGCGGCGTCCGCGTCCGCGCTGTCGTAGATCGTGTTGTTCACGCCGTCGCCTTCGACGAGGAAAGACAGCGTCCCGGTTTCATCGAGTTTGAGCGTACCTTCATCGACGACCGTATCGCCGGTGTAGGTGTTCGTACCCTGCAGAATCATGATGCCGGTCCCGAGCTTCTGCCAGTCGCCGTTCGCGCCGGACTGATCGACGAACCGCGCGGTCGAGGCCTGTCTCATCGTCAGACCCAGCGTATCGATGACCCGTGATCCGGCCCCGTCGCCCAGCGAGATGTCCAGCGTCGACCCCCCCTGCGTACTTTCGATGACCGACTCCGCTGCGTTATCGACTTCGATTTCACCGCTGTTAAAGTTGAAGATCGCCGTACCATCCGTAAACTCGTCATTGCCGTCACGAATGATGCCGAGACGCGCAATCAGCTTTCCCCCGTCCAGATTAAATTCAGTCGTACTGGCTTGGATATCGTTATCGCGCGGTGCAAGGTGCAACCTCTGCCCGGTACGCAGCGAGCTGCCGGTCTCAAGGGTCATTACACCGCCATAGGGCTGATTGTTCTGGCCGATGAATGTATTCAGGCTGTCAATATCCTGACCGTTGACAAGCGTCCAGTACGCCGTATCGCCCCAGTTCGCCGCTCCACGAAGACCGACATAAAACAACTCCGAGGCATCTGCGGTAAAGACACTGTCTGCGTTCGCCTCGATGTTCTGCTCAATCTGCAGCGAACCGGCCTGTCCGTTTCCGTCGAGTACCCCGGTCGCGATCGTCAGACTGCCGCCCGTACGGATTTCCAGTCGGGTATTACCATTGTTGTTGTCCATCGTGAACGAATTGACCGTGCGCGCGTCATCAAGTCCCAGGTTTTTAGCCCCGCTCGTCGATATAATCTGCATCACCACGTCGTCATCCGCGTCCGGAAGGCCGCCCGCCGCGTCGCCGCCCGTCCAATAATTCTGATTCGTCCAGTTCCCTACGTCGTTGTTCGTGTACGTCGCCGTCGCCGCCGAAACCGCGCCCGCCATCGCACCTGTAAGCACGAGAATGACAAACAATTTCACTGTCTTCATGCGATTTCTCCTCCTGTTAGTTTCTCTTCCCCTGCATCCCCGTGGGTTGGGTCACACTTTCGCAACTCCCCACCTTCCTCGAACAGAGCGAAATTTATCGCAACGCTTCCTGAAGTTCAACTAAAATTAGTCGGTTTTTAATCGAGCGGATAGAACCTGATTTTCTCCAGCATCGGCGGTTCGCCGGTCTCTGCTCTATCTTCGGTCGAGACCGATACGTCAAGATCGCCCGCCACCAATTGAGTCGGGCCGAAGACCAGGGCGTCGTCGTCCCGCTTGCGCAGCGGGATCTCTTCGCCGGCGATCTCCAGTTGCCATCCGCGCCCGTGTGCGATGTGCTCGCCCAGGACCCGTATGTCGTAGCGCCCGGCGTGGTCGACGATCACATTGTAGGTCGCTTGGTCGCCGGGTGCGTCGAATCCCCTGACGCCAAAGAATCCCACCCCGCGCAGCCCGCCCTCGATCCGCTGCGCCATAGCGCCCCACACGGTGTTGTAGCCTGACTGCGGCCGACCAATCTTGACGATCGGCATACGAAAGGCGCGGCCGGTGTCGATGATCTCCCCGTAGGTGCGTTCCAGCTCCGCGTCATACCGCGCGGCGATCTCCGGAAAACGCCCGCTCACGTCGGTCGTCTCGCCGGGGTCGACATCGATATCATAGAGGGCCGTCTCTCCGCCGGCGAAGTTGTGATATTTGAAGCGCGGGCCGCGCAGGGTGACATGCTGTTCAGCCATCGTGATTTGTCCGGGATCGTTGACGATCCCCTTGCGTCCGCCCGCGGAACCTTCGCCCGAAATCGCGATACGGAACACGGAACGCTCGATCTCTTCGGCCTCCGGGTTCTCGATGGCATCCCGGACGCTGATTCCGTCGAAGGACCGATGCTCCGGATACTCGGCTTCATCGATCCCCGTCATGTCGAGCAGTGTGGGGAGGATATCCTCCACGGTGACGAACTGCGGGCGTTCGCCGGGCGGCACGTGACCCGGCCAGCGGACCATCAACGGCACGCGAATGCCGTTGTCCCACGCCGTAGCCTTGCTGCCGCGCAGGCCCAGCGGATTGCGGTTCGCGATATCTTCGTCCGTCATGTTCTTATAGGACGGACCGTTGTCGCTCATGAAGAGAACGATCGTATCGTCGGCATGGCCCAGCTCCTCGAGCCCGCGCAGCAGCCGCCCGATGGCGTCGTCGAGCTGCGTGACGCATCCGTACACGGCCGCGAGGCGCTCGGAACACCCCGCGTCGCGGTACGGCTGCGCGAACTCCTCCGCAGGCTCCCACGGCAGGTGCGGCAGGATAAACGCCGTGGTGCACCACCACGGACCGTCGCCCTTGCGGCGGATGTAATCGAGCGAGGTGTCGACATCCACATCACAGGTCCACCCGACTCGCGGGACCATGCCGGTGTGGGTGATGCTGGTCGCGTCCTTGTGCACGTATCCGGTGACGTGCGAGGCCTCGTCGCAGCCGCGCTCCCAGGCCTCCATTTCGAGAAGATAAATCCCGTCGCGTTTCCCGAAGTAGCCCGTGCCGTATCCCGCCGCTTTGAAAAACTCGGGCATCAGGGTCTCATCGCGCATCAGGTTATTTCGAGGCCCGACGCCCCAGACGCCGGCTTTCATATGATTGCGGCCCGTCATCAGTGACGCACGCGTCGGCGAACAGGCCGGGGCGACGATGAAGTTCGTGAATAGGGCCGACTGTTCCGCGAGCCGGTCCAGGTTCGGCGTCCTGACCGTGTCATTGCCCATGAACCCGAAGTCGCCGATCCCCTGGTCGTCGCTGATAATCAGCAGCACATTCGGGTGTTCCCGTTCTGCCGCGCGACCGAAAACCGAGGCGGTGAAGAGCAGGAGCGAGAGAAGACAGGATTTTTTCATGGCGGTTCCTTTTTGTATCGTGGCCGTTTTTTGCGGTCGGCCCGAAGGGGGGCGATTTTTCTTACCGTGGCGGGGCGAGGTAGATCTTCTGCACCAGGGGCGGATCGCGCTGTTCGCCGCTTCCTTCTACCGTCAGAGTCATCGTCTGCCGGCCTTCGCCCAAAGTGAACGGGGGAAAGGTCACTTTCTGCGGAGTCGTCGTCTCCGGCCGCACCTCCGTGTCGCCGAATCGAAGCATCCATCCCCCGCCATGGTCGAGTTGCTTTCCGTCCATCGTGGCGGTGTACTCGCCGCCGCGCACCACCTCAATCGCGTACTCCGCGCGATCTCCGGGCTGGGCGAAGCCCTTGAGGTAGTGAAAGCCGACGCCTTTCAGGTCTCCGTAGATCTTCTGCGCCATCACCGAGTTAAGCTTATTGTACCCCGGCCGGTAGCGGCCCACCTTCAGCCACGGCATCCGGTAGGCGCGGCCGGTATCGAGGATCGCTTCGTACTTGTCCTCGAGTTCCGCGGCGTACCGCGCCGCGATTTCCGGGAATTCGTCACTCACGTCGACCGTCTCGCCGGGGTCGGCATCGAGGTCAAAAAGTTCCGAAGACCCGTCCGCGTAGTTGTGATATTTGAAACGCGGGCCGCGCAGCGTCACGTGCTGTTCACGCATCGAAACTTCGTCGGGATGGTTGACCACCGCCCGGGCGCCGCCGGCGGCGCCTTCGCCCGAGATGGCCACGCGAAACACGGTCCGCTCGATCTCCGCCGAATCGGGATCCTGCAGGGCGGAGCGCAGACTGACGCCATCCCACGGGTGATGTTCCGGGAACTTCGCCGGATCCAGCCCCGTCAGGTCCGCCAGCGTCGGCAGGATATCCTCGACCGAGGCAAACTGGGGCCGCGGGCCGGGCTCGATCGTTCCGGGCCAGCGGACCAGCAGCGGCACACGGATCCCGTTGTCCCACGCCGTGGCCTTGGTTCCGCGAAGTTCGAGTGAATTGCGGCTCTCGATCTCCTCTTCCGTCATGTCCTTGTAGGAGGGCCCGTTATCACTCAGAAAAACGATGATCGTATCCTCGATGTGTCCCATTTTCTCCAGCTCGCGCAGCAGGTGACCGGTCGCGTCGTCCATCTGCGTAATGCTCCCGTAGACGGCGGCGAGACGCTCGGAGCAACCCTGTTTGCGGTAGTATTCGGCATAGGTCTCCGGCGGTTCCCACGGCAGATGCGGGATGATGTAAGCCACCGTGCACCACCACGGCTGATCGCCCTGGCGGCGAATGTAATCCAGGGCGAAATCGACATTGATATCACACGTCCAGCCCTCGCGTTCGATCACGCCCTCCGGCGTGATCATACGAGGGTCGAGATGATCGTAGCCCCAGGGATACTCCGCCTCGTCGCAGCCGCGATCCCAGGGCTTCAGCTCGAGCAGTCCCACGCCGTCGCCCTTTCCGAAATAGCCGGTGCCGTAGCCGTTGGATTTAAAATACTGCGGCATGAGGATCTCGTCGCGCATGAGATTATTGCGCGGCCCGACGCCCCAGACGCCGGCCTTCATATGATTGCGGCCGGTCATCAGCGAGCTGCGCGTCGGCGAACAGGCCGGGGCGACGACGAAATTGGTGAAGTGCGCGGACTGTTCCGCGAGCCGGTCGAGATTCGGCGTCTTCACCGTGTCGTTGCCCATGAACCCGAAATCGCCAATCCCCTGATCGTCGGTAACGATCAACAGGACATTCGGACGGTCTTTCGCCGCGCGGGCCGTCTGAAGGACTCCGCACAGGACAAGCAACAGAAGAGATTTCAGCACTGTTTTCGCCATTACAACATTCTCCCTGTTTGTTCGATGTGCCGATTCATCGCAACCCCGGCGCCCAGTCACTGTTCGGATCACCGATAAAAAGCTGTCGCCGGCCCTCCAGCGACTGGATGCGCGGATCGGTATAGTGAAGCGCCTCCACAGGTCCGTCGAAAAAGAGCGCGTTCGCATGGCAGTCCGTCATGTTTCGCATCGATCCTTCGGGGCGGGGGTGACGAAATCATAAAAAGCCGTACCCGTCGTAGTCGTCCATGTTCGGCATCGGCCCTCCGCGAATAAAATTATACCAGACCGGCGCCAGCCGGAAGTCCCCGAGGTAGTCGCCCGCTGCGCTCCGCAAACTGTTTCCCGAATCCGCCATCACCACGGTTTCTCCGGGCCGGGGAATGGCAAGCAGGCGTTTTCTCTGCACATGGTACGATCCGTCGGACAGTTGCCGTACTGCACCAGGCCGTAATTCATACCGTAATCGGGATTGACCCAGTGCCAGTGGGAAAGGCCCTTGCCGTGATCCCGCCCGTCCCGCGCGGTCAGAGGACAGTAGAAGTATTTGCTTCGCCCATAGCGTGTGTCGACGTAGCCCGCCTCCCAGAAAGCTTCAAACCAGGTGGGCATATCGGGATCGTTCTGTTTCCAGGCGGGCATATACCCGTCATGATCGGTGACATACATTAGAAACATTTCGCCCAGGTGACTCAGGTGCGAGGTACACTGGGTCGCCAGCGCGCGATTGTGGGCCTTGCCGATCATCGGCACGAGGATCGTCATCAGGATGCCGATCACCGCGATCACGACCAGCAGTTCGATCAGGGTGAACGCTTTCAGGGTTCTCTTTTCCCCGAACGACTCCGACTGCACACATCCTTCCATCATCGCTCCATCCAGATCACCCGCACCTCTGGCGGGGCAAGGTTCAATGCAAGAGTATACCCCTCGAGGGTACGCCGGATCGACCCCGCCTCCCCCTCCAGCGGCTGGAGGGTCAGCGAATCGATCCACTGCTGATGATACGTCTCCAGCTTATCGCCGACGAGTCCCTCCGCCGGACGACCCTTCCCCATCTCGCGCACCCCGCCCAGCCGGTCGGGGCGTTCGACGAAGCGGTCCACCAGCAGCCCGGCGGCGGCGAGATCGTCGCGAATGCGATCGTGCACGGCCGTCTCGCGGTCCAGTACGACCGTGGATCGCCTCATCCCGCGCAGGTCGGCGACTTCGGCGGGGACCTGAAACACGACCTCCTCCATCTCATCGACATCGGTCTTCCGGTTGTACGCGGCAAACACGAACAACGCCCAGTCGTCCCCCACACTCAAAAAGCCCAGGTGATCAGTCCGGTGCATCGAAGAGAACAGCGGCTCGAGCAGATAGGACTCGCCGCCGACCCCGCGTTCGAGGACGGAGAGCAGCCAGGCGTGGCCTGTGAACAGGTGCTTCATCCGGGCGCGCCGGTCCCGAAAGCGATCGGCCATCTCCCAGTGAAAGAGGCGGTCGATGCCCGCCTCGCGCAGGCGAAGCGTCATCTGGGCGGTGAGCGCCGCCCCGAGGGCACCGTACTCTTCGCTGACAAACGCCCCGCGCCGTTCTTCACCGAAGGGCGCCACATCAAATTCGTGAATCTCGCGCGAGAATTCGAGCGAAGGGAATCTCCGCTCGAATTCCTCCCAGATCTGATAACACCCCCGGGCGCTGGCATGCACGTCCGTATCCGGCGAGTAGTAGCGCGAAAAGGCCACCCAGTCGAACGGCGTCCCGCGCGCACCGTTGAAGGTGTTCGGCTCCGTCCGGCAATGTTCGGCGAGGGCGAGGGCATTCACGTTCTGCTTCGGGAAATGACGCAGATTGGCGCCGGAGATATTGTACGGCCCGAAATCCGCGCCGGGGAGGACGGTCTTCACCGCGACCGCCGCGGCGTCGTAGTGCCGCACAAATTCTTCATGCGTCCCGCCGAAGCGCTCGAGCCCGTTGTTCTCAGTCCCGACGCGGAATCGGAGCTGATTGGCCTTTTCAGCACCGAGGATGCGTTCCAGTTCCCGGCAGAATACGACGATGAAGTCGTGCCATTCCTTCGGATCCCGAGGGGGCTCGTACTGACCCAGCCCCACCGCATTCGGATCTTCGGGAAAACACCACGGCACGTTATCGAGCACGATTGTGAAGCTCGAGTAGCCGCAGTCGAGATACGGGCGCAGACGCGGCTCGAGCAGCTCCATGCGGTAGCGGATATCCCCCCGCTCGTCGCGCCGGGCCAGATCGCGTGCACGAACGGCGGGATCGCCCTCGCCCTCTTCGCTGCCGTCGTTGAAGCCGCCCAGAATGCGCACCATGCTCAGGTGATCCGCGAAGGGCACTTCGCGCGGATAGGGTTTTTTCGCATACGGGAAATCGCTCTTCAGGACGTAATCGGGAATCTCGATCAGGGCCTGCCCCACCTCATGGAACGGGCCGAGCGCCGGGCTGTAGCGCCAGAAGGCGTCCAGCTCGCCGAGCGGCTTGCAGAGCGGGGCGGCGGACGAGGCCGTCGCGAAAGCCCCCATCATCAGCAGCGCCGCCGTACGCCGGACGCCTACCGTATTCCGATTCATCCGCAACATCCTTGGCTCACAGGGTTACTCCAGAGGAGGGACCTTCGGCCCCATGTTGAACAGCAGGTCGGAGTTATCCTCCGGCACGTCATAGCGTCTCCGCAGTTCGACCAGTTTACGCGTGAGACGCTGGATGAGTTCCGGCGACGCCTCCTCGTAAAGGTTATGCATCTCGTCGGGGTCTTCCTGCAGATCGTACAGTTCCCAGTACTCCTTGCGCGGCGCGCTTCGGGGGTGCATGAAGCGGATTAATTTATAGCGGTCCGTGCGCACCCCCTCGTGGGGCGTATGACCCCAGCCCGGGTGATAGTACCGGTAGTAGACTGCTTCCCGCCAGGTCCCGCCGTCGACCGAGGCATCGACCAGCGGGCGCAGGCTCCGACCCTGCATATCCGCCGGACACTCCACTTCGGCGAAATCGAGCACGGTCGGAGCAAAGTCGATGTTCATGGCGAGATCGTCGACCACCGACCCCGGCTGGATTACGCCGGGATAGCGCATCAGCAGTGGGGTGCCGAAGGATTGCTCGTACATGAGGTGTTTGCTGTAGAACCCGTGTTCGCCGAGGAAATACCCCTGATCGGACGTGAAGATCACGAGTGTGTTTTCGCCCAGCCCCGACTCGTCCAGGTAGTCGAGGAGACGGCCCATCTGATCGTCGATCGATGCAACCGTGCGCAGGTAGTCTTTGACGTAACGCTGATAGATCCATCCGCGCATCCGGGCCTTGTTCAGCCCTTCGGGAAGGATGCGCTCCGGCCCGCCGTGGCGAGCGGCCCAGCCTTTCTCGTACTTCCAGATCCCCTCGGGGTCGAGGGTCGTCTCCACATGTTCCAAGGGAGGCGTACGATGCGAAAGATCCTCATTCAGCGTCCCGGGTTCCGGAAGCCTACGCCCTTCAAACAGCCCGGCGTACTGCTGCTCGTACTCCCATTGCGAATGCGGCGCCTTGTGTCCGATCTGCAGATAGAACGGCTTGCCCGGATCGCGACCGTTCCGCATCCATTCGATCGCATCCTCAGTAACGACCCGGGTCACATAGCCCGACCGCCGGATTTTGCCGGCGGGGGTCAGAAATTGGGGATTGGAATACGCCCCCTGCCCCGGCAGCACCTGCCAATGATCGAAGCCGGTCGGCTCCGTATGCAGGTGCCACTTGCCGATCATGGCCGTCTGGTATCCGGCCCTGCGCAGGTATTTCGGCAGCGTCGGCTGCGAACCGTCAAAATCCGCCCAGTTATCCGGCACGCCGTTCAGATGCGCATACTTGCC
It contains:
- a CDS encoding sulfatase-like hydrolase/transferase; amino-acid sequence: MKKSCLLSLLLFTASVFGRAAEREHPNVLLIISDDQGIGDFGFMGNDTVRTPNLDRLAEQSALFTNFIVAPACSPTRASLMTGRNHMKAGVWGVGPRNNLMRDETLMPEFFKAAGYGTGYFGKRDGIYLLEMEAWERGCDEASHVTGYVHKDATSITHTGMVPRVGWTCDVDVDTSLDYIRRKGDGPWWCTTAFILPHLPWEPAEEFAQPYRDAGCSERLAAVYGCVTQLDDAIGRLLRGLEELGHADDTIVLFMSDNGPSYKNMTDEDIANRNPLGLRGSKATAWDNGIRVPLMVRWPGHVPPGERPQFVTVEDILPTLLDMTGIDEAEYPEHRSFDGISVRDAIENPEAEEIERSVFRIAISGEGSAGGRKGIVNDPGQITMAEQHVTLRGPRFKYHNFAGGETALYDIDVDPGETTDVSGRFPEIAARYDAELERTYGEIIDTGRAFRMPIVKIGRPQSGYNTVWGAMAQRIEGGLRGVGFFGVRGFDAPGDQATYNVIVDHAGRYDIRVLGEHIAHGRGWQLEIAGEEIPLRKRDDDALVFGPTQLVAGDLDVSVSTEDRAETGEPPMLEKIRFYPLD
- a CDS encoding autotransporter-associated beta strand repeat-containing protein; its protein translation is MKTVKLFVILVLTGAMAGAVSAATATYTNNDVGNWTNQNYWTGGDAAGGLPDADDDVVMQIISTSGAKNLGLDDARTVNSFTMDNNNGNTRLEIRTGGSLTIATGVLDGNGQAGSLQIEQNIEANADSVFTADASELFYVGLRGAANWGDTAYWTLVNGQDIDSLNTFIGQNNQPYGGVMTLETGSSLRTGQRLHLAPRDNDIQASTTEFNLDGGKLIARLGIIRDGNDEFTDGTAIFNFNSGEIEVDNAAESVIESTQGGSTLDISLGDGAGSRVIDTLGLTMRQASTARFVDQSGANGDWQKLGTGIMILQGTNTYTGDTVVDEGTLKLDETGTLSFLVEGDGVNNTIYDSADADAALVLAGEFVIDLTGAGTTVGDEWELFDYDSFQQVQISNTFSVASFTDAGSGLWTNASNGVTYEFDESDGMLTVIPEPATLGLISMAFGALFVLRRRIMR
- a CDS encoding sulfatase-like hydrolase/transferase is translated as MAKTVLKSLLLLVLCGVLQTARAAKDRPNVLLIVTDDQGIGDFGFMGNDTVKTPNLDRLAEQSAHFTNFVVAPACSPTRSSLMTGRNHMKAGVWGVGPRNNLMRDEILMPQYFKSNGYGTGYFGKGDGVGLLELKPWDRGCDEAEYPWGYDHLDPRMITPEGVIEREGWTCDINVDFALDYIRRQGDQPWWCTVAYIIPHLPWEPPETYAEYYRKQGCSERLAAVYGSITQMDDATGHLLRELEKMGHIEDTIIVFLSDNGPSYKDMTEEEIESRNSLELRGTKATAWDNGIRVPLLVRWPGTIEPGPRPQFASVEDILPTLADLTGLDPAKFPEHHPWDGVSLRSALQDPDSAEIERTVFRVAISGEGAAGGARAVVNHPDEVSMREQHVTLRGPRFKYHNYADGSSELFDLDADPGETVDVSDEFPEIAARYAAELEDKYEAILDTGRAYRMPWLKVGRYRPGYNKLNSVMAQKIYGDLKGVGFHYLKGFAQPGDRAEYAIEVVRGGEYTATMDGKQLDHGGGWMLRFGDTEVRPETTTPQKVTFPPFTLGEGRQTMTLTVEGSGEQRDPPLVQKIYLAPPR
- a CDS encoding sulfatase, which produces MREVFVSVLMSFVLIGRGAGMSAERPRPNVILVICDDLAHKAMGCYGDALLDTPRLDRMAEQGARFDHCFVTDSLCSPSRAAILTGKYAHLNGVPDNWADFDGSQPTLPKYLRRAGYQTAMIGKWHLHTEPTGFDHWQVLPGQGAYSNPQFLTPAGKIRRSGYVTRVVTEDAIEWMRNGRDPGKPFYLQIGHKAPHSQWEYEQQYAGLFEGRRLPEPGTLNEDLSHRTPPLEHVETTLDPEGIWKYEKGWAARHGGPERILPEGLNKARMRGWIYQRYVKDYLRTVASIDDQMGRLLDYLDESGLGENTLVIFTSDQGYFLGEHGFYSKHLMYEQSFGTPLLMRYPGVIQPGSVVDDLAMNIDFAPTVLDFAEVECPADMQGRSLRPLVDASVDGGTWREAVYYRYYHPGWGHTPHEGVRTDRYKLIRFMHPRSAPRKEYWELYDLQEDPDEMHNLYEEASPELIQRLTRKLVELRRRYDVPEDNSDLLFNMGPKVPPLE
- a CDS encoding type II secretion system protein; this encodes MMEGCVQSESFGEKRTLKAFTLIELLVVIAVIGILMTILVPMIGKAHNRALATQCTSHLSHLGEMFLMYVTDHDGYMPAWKQNDPDMPTWFEAFWEAGYVDTRYGRSKYFYCPLTARDGRDHGKGLSHWHWVNPDYGMNYGLVQYGNCPTDRTMCRENACLPFPGPEKPW